One Paraburkholderia sp. IMGN_8 DNA window includes the following coding sequences:
- a CDS encoding ABC transporter permease, which yields MNRARLPADAAPRTEPARAFVSPSPARRVWQRFRQQRLGYWSLIVFVVAFAASLAGPLWSNDKPLVVRYEGQLYFPMFKTYAETAFGGDFPTPTDYLDPYIKHRFDTPGNFALYPPNRYYYDTLNYFSKAPNPAPPSRDNWLGTDDRGRDLFARLLYGFRVSVEFALVLTLIGTVLGIAAGAVQGYFGGRIDIVGQRLIEIWSALPELYLLIIFTSIFEPGFILLIVLLSLFGWIGLSDYVRAEFLRNRHQDYVRAARAMGLSNWQIMWRHVLPNSLTPVITFLPFRMSGAILALTSLDFLGLGVPSPTPSLGELLAQGKANLDAWWISLSTFGVLVAMLLLLTFMGDALRNALDTRISDAMRAGGNQ from the coding sequence ATGAATCGAGCCCGCCTTCCAGCCGATGCGGCGCCGCGTACCGAACCGGCTCGCGCATTCGTGTCGCCTTCGCCCGCGCGCCGTGTGTGGCAGCGCTTTCGCCAGCAGCGTCTGGGCTACTGGAGTCTGATTGTGTTCGTGGTCGCGTTCGCGGCGAGCCTCGCCGGACCGCTGTGGTCGAACGACAAGCCACTGGTGGTGCGCTACGAGGGGCAGTTGTATTTTCCGATGTTCAAGACTTACGCGGAGACTGCTTTCGGCGGTGACTTTCCGACGCCGACAGATTACCTCGACCCGTATATCAAGCATCGATTCGACACGCCCGGCAACTTCGCGCTGTATCCGCCGAATCGCTACTACTACGACACGCTGAACTACTTTTCAAAGGCGCCGAACCCGGCGCCGCCGTCGCGCGATAACTGGCTCGGCACCGACGACCGCGGCCGCGACCTGTTCGCACGCCTGCTATATGGCTTTCGCGTGTCGGTCGAGTTCGCGCTGGTATTGACGCTGATCGGCACCGTGCTCGGGATTGCGGCGGGCGCCGTGCAGGGGTACTTCGGAGGCCGTATCGATATCGTCGGGCAGCGGCTGATCGAAATCTGGAGCGCGTTGCCGGAGCTCTACCTGCTGATCATTTTCACGTCGATCTTCGAGCCGGGTTTCATTCTGCTGATCGTGCTCCTGTCGCTGTTCGGCTGGATCGGTTTGTCCGACTACGTGCGCGCGGAGTTTCTGCGCAATCGTCACCAGGACTATGTGCGTGCCGCGCGGGCGATGGGGCTGTCGAACTGGCAGATCATGTGGCGGCACGTGTTGCCCAACAGCCTGACGCCGGTCATCACGTTCCTGCCGTTCCGTATGAGCGGTGCGATTCTCGCGCTGACGAGCCTCGATTTTCTCGGCTTGGGCGTCCCATCGCCGACACCGAGCCTTGGTGAATTGCTCGCGCAAGGCAAAGCGAATCTCGACGCGTGGTGGATCTCGTTGTCGACCTTCGGCGTGCTGGTCGCGATGCTGTTGCTGCTGACCTTCATGGGCGACGCGCTGCGCAACGCGCTCGACACCCGAATCTCCGATGCCATGCGTGCCGGAGGCAATCAGTGA
- a CDS encoding dipeptide ABC transporter ATP-binding protein has product MSAAVEQKTQQGVSSPLLELDRLRVTFGDTVAVSDVTLAIERGERVALVGESGSGKSVTALSILRLLSDARVSGSIRFDGEDLLTKSEREMRGMRGSDIAMIFQEPMTALNPLYTIGDQIAETIVVHDGVAAGEARKRAVALLGRTGITEPGKRVNSYPHQLSGGQRQRAMIAMALACRPRLLLADEPTTALDVTIRAQIVDLLLELQRDEAEKRGMAVLLITHDLNLVRHFAQRIAVMERGALVESGPVEQVFESPQHPYTQRLLASRPERTVVPVLPISPVLLEARGVSVDFKTKLPGFSGWFRAGRFRAVADANVSVRQGETLGIVGESGSGKSTLAMALLGLQRTAHGEIEFQGKALGTYRGAEQTALRSNMQVVFQDPFSSLSPRQTIERIVGEGLALHRPQMTQEARRDKVISVLREVGLDRTVLYRYPHEFSGGQRQRIAIARALVLEPRILILDEPTSALDVSIQQQVLKLLAGLQHKYNLGFVFISHDLAVIGAMAHRVAVMQNGSIVESGEVEQIFATPSHPYTRKLLKAALDH; this is encoded by the coding sequence GTGAGCGCCGCTGTGGAGCAGAAAACGCAACAAGGCGTGAGCTCGCCGCTGCTGGAACTCGATCGTCTGCGTGTGACGTTCGGCGACACCGTCGCGGTGAGCGACGTCACGCTCGCGATCGAACGCGGCGAGCGGGTCGCGCTGGTCGGCGAATCGGGTTCGGGCAAGAGCGTGACCGCATTGTCGATTTTGCGTCTGTTGAGCGACGCGCGGGTGAGCGGATCGATCCGTTTCGACGGCGAAGATCTGCTCACCAAAAGCGAGCGCGAAATGCGCGGCATGCGCGGCTCGGACATTGCGATGATCTTCCAGGAACCGATGACGGCGCTCAATCCGCTCTACACGATCGGCGACCAGATTGCGGAGACCATCGTCGTGCACGACGGCGTGGCCGCCGGCGAGGCGCGCAAGCGCGCGGTGGCGCTGCTGGGACGCACCGGCATCACCGAGCCGGGCAAGCGCGTGAACAGCTATCCGCATCAACTCTCGGGCGGCCAGCGGCAGCGCGCGATGATCGCAATGGCGCTCGCGTGCCGCCCACGCCTGTTGCTTGCCGACGAGCCGACCACAGCGCTCGACGTGACGATCCGTGCGCAGATCGTCGACCTTCTACTGGAACTGCAACGCGACGAAGCGGAAAAGCGCGGCATGGCCGTGCTGTTGATCACGCACGACCTGAACCTTGTGCGCCACTTCGCACAGCGGATCGCGGTGATGGAACGGGGCGCGCTAGTCGAGAGCGGGCCGGTCGAGCAGGTGTTCGAGTCGCCGCAGCATCCCTACACGCAGCGGCTGCTGGCGAGCCGGCCTGAACGCACGGTGGTGCCGGTGCTGCCGATTTCACCGGTGCTGCTCGAAGCCCGCGGTGTCTCGGTCGATTTCAAAACGAAACTGCCGGGTTTCAGCGGCTGGTTTCGCGCGGGGCGCTTCCGCGCGGTCGCGGATGCGAATGTATCGGTCCGCCAGGGTGAGACGCTCGGGATTGTCGGCGAGTCGGGTTCGGGCAAATCTACGCTCGCGATGGCGCTGCTCGGTCTGCAACGCACCGCTCATGGCGAGATCGAGTTTCAGGGCAAGGCGCTCGGCACCTATCGCGGCGCCGAACAGACCGCTTTGCGCTCGAACATGCAGGTGGTCTTTCAGGATCCATTCAGTTCGCTTTCGCCACGCCAGACCATCGAGCGGATCGTCGGCGAAGGGCTCGCGCTGCATCGGCCGCAGATGACCCAGGAAGCGCGGCGCGACAAGGTGATTTCCGTGCTGCGCGAGGTCGGCCTCGACCGCACGGTGCTGTACCGCTATCCGCATGAGTTCTCCGGCGGCCAGCGGCAGCGGATCGCGATTGCGCGCGCGCTGGTGCTGGAGCCGCGCATCCTGATCCTCGATGAGCCGACCAGCGCGCTCGACGTTTCGATTCAGCAGCAAGTGCTGAAGCTGCTCGCCGGGTTGCAACACAAGTACAACCTTGGCTTCGTGTTTATCAGCCACGATCTGGCAGTGATCGGGGCGATGGCGCACCGAGTGGCGGTCATGCAAAACGGTTCGATCGTTGAAAGCGGGGAGGTTGAGCAGATTTTTGCGACACCTTCCCACCCTTACACTCGAAAGCTGCTGAAAGCGGCGCTCGACCATTGA
- a CDS encoding C40 family peptidase, with product MQHRNLTQACTRVVAGMFIGVLMAAAPGAFADEVSSFNQNASYSTSNGSNSLSFQNPQSPAPDSNGGAKSFLSGMAGKAGDVVVGALNMIGVRYRWGGNTPDSGLDCSGFVRYVFQDTLGMALPRRAEEMSRVGEKVRVSDLKPGDLVFFNTMRRTFSHVGIYIGDNKFVHSPSTGSTIRVDDMDSGYWEKRFTGARRIETSYQDGEDLKKRVNATIGGNN from the coding sequence ATGCAGCACAGAAATCTCACCCAGGCTTGCACGCGCGTCGTCGCCGGGATGTTCATTGGCGTCTTGATGGCAGCAGCTCCCGGCGCGTTCGCCGACGAAGTAAGCAGTTTTAATCAGAATGCCTCATATTCGACCTCTAACGGGTCGAATTCCCTGTCCTTCCAGAATCCGCAATCGCCCGCTCCTGACAGCAACGGCGGCGCCAAATCGTTCCTGTCCGGCATGGCCGGCAAAGCGGGCGACGTGGTGGTCGGCGCGCTGAACATGATCGGCGTTCGCTACCGTTGGGGTGGCAATACGCCCGATTCGGGTCTCGATTGCAGCGGCTTCGTTCGCTACGTGTTCCAGGACACGCTCGGTATGGCGCTGCCGCGCCGCGCCGAGGAAATGAGCCGCGTCGGCGAGAAGGTTCGCGTCAGCGACCTCAAGCCGGGCGATCTGGTGTTCTTCAACACGATGCGTCGCACGTTCTCTCACGTCGGCATCTACATCGGCGACAACAAGTTCGTGCATTCGCCTTCCACGGGCAGCACGATCCGCGTCGACGATATGGATAGCGGCTACTGGGAAAAGCGCTTTACCGGTGCACGCCGGATCGAGACGTCCTATCAGGACGGTGAGGATCTGAAGAAGCGCGTGAACGCTACGATCGGCGGCAATAACTGA
- a CDS encoding patatin-like phospholipase family protein, translating to MKPSSPRLARRHFSLAAASAMLAACTTTGGKTDSAPVAATPTASTPPLDKPQRPIRVGLALGGGAARGFAHIGVIKALEARNIQVDLVAGTSAGSVVGALYASGMNGFALNKLALSMDEASISDWAMPFRTRGFLQGVALQNYLNTTLNNRPIEKMAKPLGIVATDLKTGQPILFQRGNTGVAVRASCSVPSIFEPVKIGGHEYVDGGLVSPVPASFARKMGADLVIAVDISQRPESGLTASSFDVLMQTFTIMGQTIKSYELDKYADIVIRPNLAAMSGSDFSQRNAAILAGEEAVAKMMPELQRKLAASRAAV from the coding sequence TTGAAACCGTCATCCCCCCGCCTCGCCCGCCGCCATTTCTCGCTTGCAGCCGCTTCGGCGATGCTCGCCGCCTGCACCACGACGGGCGGCAAAACCGATAGCGCGCCGGTCGCCGCCACACCCACGGCAAGCACGCCGCCGCTCGACAAACCACAGCGGCCGATCCGCGTCGGCCTGGCGCTAGGCGGCGGCGCCGCGCGCGGCTTCGCGCACATCGGCGTCATCAAGGCGCTCGAGGCGCGCAACATCCAGGTCGACCTGGTGGCCGGCACCAGCGCCGGCTCGGTGGTCGGCGCGCTGTACGCGTCGGGGATGAACGGTTTTGCCCTGAACAAGCTCGCGCTGAGCATGGACGAAGCGTCGATCAGCGACTGGGCGATGCCGTTTCGCACGCGCGGTTTTCTGCAAGGCGTCGCGCTGCAAAACTACCTGAACACTACGCTCAACAACCGTCCGATCGAGAAGATGGCCAAGCCGCTAGGCATTGTCGCGACCGATCTGAAGACCGGCCAGCCGATCCTGTTCCAGCGCGGCAACACCGGCGTCGCTGTGCGCGCATCGTGCAGCGTGCCGTCGATTTTCGAGCCGGTGAAGATCGGCGGTCATGAATACGTCGACGGCGGCCTGGTGAGCCCGGTGCCCGCCTCGTTCGCGCGCAAAATGGGCGCGGACTTGGTGATCGCCGTCGATATCTCGCAGCGCCCTGAAAGCGGCCTGACGGCCAGCTCGTTCGACGTACTGATGCAGACCTTCACGATCATGGGCCAGACTATCAAGTCCTATGAGCTCGACAAGTACGCCGACATCGTGATCCGGCCGAATCTCGCCGCCATGAGCGGCAGCGATTTTTCGCAACGTAACGCGGCGATTCTGGCGGGCGAGGAAGCGGTGGCGAAGATGATGCCGGAGTTGCAACGCAAGCTGGCGGCGAGCCGCGCAGCGGTGTAA
- the gltX gene encoding glutamate--tRNA ligase — MTTSVRTRFAPSPTGFIHLGNIRSALYPWAFARKMKGTFVLRIEDTDVERSTSESVDAILEGMAWLGLDFDEGPFYQMQRMDRYREVLKQMQDAGLVYQCYMSTEELDALRERQREAGEKPRYDGTWRPEPGKTLPQPPAGVEPVLRFRNPLTGVVAWDDAVKGRIEISNEELDDLVIARPDGTPTYNFCVVVDDLDMRITHVIRGDDHVNNTPRQINILRALGAEPPVYAHLPTVLNEQGEKMSKRHGAMSVMGYRDAGYLPEAVVNYLARLGWSHGDAEIFSREQFVEWFDLEHLGKSPAQYDHDKLNWLNAHYIKEADNARLADLARPFFAEVGIDEAAIAQGADLTAVVGLLKDRAPTVKEIAENAAMFYRTPAPEADALAQHITDAVRPALADLAAALKTAEWTKEAITAALKATLGAHKLKMPQLAMPVRLLVAGTTHTPSIDSVLMLFGRDVVVSRIEKALA; from the coding sequence ATGACCACCTCCGTTCGTACCCGCTTCGCACCGAGTCCCACCGGCTTCATCCACCTCGGCAACATTCGCTCCGCGCTCTATCCGTGGGCGTTCGCGCGCAAGATGAAAGGGACCTTCGTGCTGCGGATCGAGGACACCGACGTCGAGCGCTCCACTTCTGAATCGGTCGACGCCATTCTCGAAGGCATGGCATGGCTGGGCCTCGACTTCGACGAAGGCCCGTTCTACCAGATGCAGCGCATGGATCGTTATCGTGAAGTGCTCAAGCAGATGCAGGACGCCGGGCTCGTGTACCAGTGCTACATGTCGACAGAAGAACTGGATGCGCTGCGCGAGCGTCAACGTGAAGCCGGCGAAAAACCGCGGTATGACGGCACCTGGCGCCCGGAGCCCGGCAAGACGTTGCCGCAGCCACCGGCGGGCGTCGAGCCCGTGTTGCGCTTCCGTAACCCGCTTACCGGCGTGGTTGCGTGGGATGACGCTGTGAAGGGCCGCATCGAGATCTCGAACGAAGAACTCGACGACCTCGTGATCGCGCGCCCGGACGGTACGCCGACCTACAACTTCTGCGTGGTCGTGGACGATCTCGACATGCGCATCACGCACGTCATTCGCGGCGACGATCACGTCAACAACACGCCACGTCAGATCAACATCTTGCGCGCGCTCGGCGCCGAGCCGCCGGTGTACGCGCATTTGCCGACCGTGCTGAACGAGCAGGGCGAAAAAATGAGCAAGCGTCATGGCGCGATGAGCGTGATGGGTTATCGCGACGCCGGTTATCTGCCGGAAGCCGTGGTCAACTATCTGGCGCGTCTGGGCTGGTCGCATGGCGATGCGGAAATCTTCTCGCGTGAGCAGTTCGTCGAATGGTTCGACCTGGAGCATCTCGGCAAATCGCCGGCTCAGTACGACCACGACAAACTGAACTGGCTCAACGCGCACTACATCAAGGAAGCCGACAACGCGCGCCTCGCAGACCTCGCACGGCCGTTCTTCGCCGAGGTGGGTATCGACGAAGCCGCAATCGCGCAAGGTGCCGATCTGACGGCGGTGGTGGGCTTGCTGAAGGATCGCGCACCTACAGTGAAGGAAATCGCCGAGAACGCCGCCATGTTCTATCGCACACCGGCACCTGAAGCGGATGCGCTGGCGCAGCACATTACCGATGCAGTGCGTCCGGCGCTGGCCGATCTGGCCGCTGCGCTGAAGACCGCGGAGTGGACCAAGGAAGCGATCACCGCTGCGTTGAAGGCCACGCTCGGTGCGCACAAGCTGAAGATGCCGCAACTGGCGATGCCGGTGCGTCTGCTGGTGGCGGGAACGACGCACACGCCGTCGATCGATAGCGTGTTGATGCTGTTCGGCCGCGATGTCGTCGTGAGCCGTATCGAAAAAGCGCTGGCCTGA
- a CDS encoding GNAT family N-acetyltransferase: MFDPTEAPSPFHLRTASMDDFEFAEALTRNNMGGYYRRHHLVWRGDLFLGSWRESENFILEMDGAPIGVLRITQEGDSLHIRDVQIAEGHRRLGAGTYLLDISHQWARERGLRELQLRVFVDNPAARLYQRKGYKLTGPRLAQLGAIRHLARRV, from the coding sequence ATGTTCGATCCAACCGAAGCTCCGTCACCGTTTCATCTGCGCACGGCCAGCATGGACGATTTCGAGTTCGCCGAGGCGCTGACTCGCAACAATATGGGCGGCTACTATCGCCGGCATCATCTGGTCTGGCGTGGCGATCTGTTTCTTGGCAGCTGGCGCGAGTCGGAGAACTTCATCCTCGAAATGGATGGTGCGCCGATCGGCGTGCTGCGTATCACGCAAGAAGGCGATTCGCTGCATATCCGTGACGTGCAGATTGCCGAGGGACATCGGCGGCTCGGCGCCGGTACGTATCTGCTGGATATATCGCATCAATGGGCGCGTGAGCGCGGGCTGCGCGAGCTGCAATTGCGCGTCTTCGTCGACAATCCCGCCGCGCGGCTTTATCAGCGCAAGGGCTATAAGCTGACCGGGCCACGTCTCGCGCAACTCGGCGCGATCCGGCATCTGGCACGACGCGTTTGA
- a CDS encoding helix-turn-helix transcriptional regulator gives MNVSADSDQSSFVHFADIPPEFQPTLTHPIRVRSRPMPSGWRIARHTHEWAQVAYASRGVLRVATTGTTWMVPPSRAIWMPPHVTHEVVAVEDAFLRTLYITESTVPPGLDTPRVVEVSDLLREVIAALDTPGISATREQLLGALALDELTRSEPLPLSVPMPNEKRLRALCEAVIADPTHGESLEQWASSVGASTRTIARLFRQELGVSFSQWRQQAILAHAIPLLSQGRPLSHVALELGYQSQSAFSAMFRRAFGESPRAFIERGSEHRAENDERGDEETDDEAAQNRTDV, from the coding sequence ATGAATGTGTCCGCCGACTCCGACCAGTCGAGCTTCGTCCACTTTGCCGACATTCCGCCGGAATTCCAGCCGACGCTGACACACCCGATCCGCGTGCGCTCGCGGCCGATGCCTTCCGGCTGGCGTATCGCTCGTCACACGCACGAGTGGGCGCAGGTGGCGTACGCGTCGCGCGGCGTGCTGCGGGTCGCGACGACGGGCACGACGTGGATGGTGCCGCCATCGCGGGCGATCTGGATGCCGCCGCATGTGACACATGAAGTGGTCGCCGTCGAAGACGCGTTCCTGCGCACGCTATACATCACTGAAAGCACTGTGCCGCCAGGGCTCGATACACCACGCGTGGTCGAAGTATCGGATCTGCTGCGCGAGGTGATCGCTGCACTCGATACGCCCGGCATCTCAGCGACGCGCGAGCAACTGCTTGGCGCGCTCGCGCTCGACGAGTTGACCCGTTCGGAGCCACTGCCGCTATCGGTGCCGATGCCCAACGAGAAGCGCCTGCGCGCGCTGTGCGAGGCGGTGATCGCGGACCCGACTCACGGCGAATCGCTCGAGCAATGGGCGTCGAGCGTGGGCGCGAGTACGCGCACGATCGCGCGGCTGTTTCGTCAGGAGTTAGGCGTGAGCTTTTCGCAATGGCGTCAGCAGGCGATTCTGGCGCACGCGATTCCGCTCCTGAGCCAGGGACGGCCGCTATCGCATGTCGCACTGGAGTTGGGCTATCAAAGCCAGAGCGCGTTCTCGGCGATGTTCCGGCGAGCCTTTGGCGAAAGTCCACGGGCGTTCATCGAACGGGGCTCGGAACATCGTGCGGAAAATGACGAACGTGGCGATGAAGAGACGGACGACGAGGCGGCTCAAAACCGAACGGATGTATGA
- the rraA gene encoding ribonuclease E activity regulator RraA has protein sequence MSFTTADLCDAHEDQLSLGTLRVLEPVFHLFSRTECFSGEAVTLKVFEDNALVRATLEEKGAGRVLVIDGGGSLRCALVGGNLAKIAEQNGWAGIVLNGCVRDTLELNEANVGVAALATCPRRGQKLGTGERDVPVQLPGATVHPGEWIYADIDGVLVARTALN, from the coding sequence ATGAGCTTTACAACCGCGGATTTGTGCGATGCGCACGAGGACCAACTGTCGCTTGGTACGTTGCGCGTGCTCGAGCCGGTCTTTCATCTGTTCAGCCGCACCGAGTGCTTCAGCGGTGAAGCGGTCACGTTGAAGGTGTTCGAAGACAATGCGCTCGTGCGTGCCACGCTCGAAGAAAAGGGGGCAGGCCGCGTACTGGTGATCGACGGCGGCGGGAGTCTGCGCTGCGCGCTGGTCGGCGGCAATCTCGCGAAGATCGCGGAGCAGAATGGCTGGGCGGGCATTGTGCTGAACGGCTGTGTGCGCGATACGCTTGAGCTCAATGAAGCCAATGTCGGCGTGGCCGCGTTGGCAACGTGTCCGCGACGCGGCCAGAAGCTCGGCACCGGCGAGCGCGACGTGCCGGTGCAATTGCCGGGCGCGACGGTACACCCCGGCGAATGGATCTATGCGGATATCGACGGCGTGCTGGTAGCGCGCACGGCGCTGAACTGA
- a CDS encoding gamma-glutamylcyclotransferase family protein has product MQTVFVYGTLRAGEVNDISKAAARHDVAAPNLLGTATVRGHLFDFGSYPGLVVDEAGVDVKGDVYEIDDELVAVLDEIERVYPGVEGLFLAREVMVKVDGNAVNCRFYPVTPKAVKGQHEIRSGDWVEHRSTR; this is encoded by the coding sequence ATGCAGACCGTTTTTGTATATGGCACGTTGAGGGCCGGTGAAGTGAACGACATCAGCAAGGCCGCGGCGCGGCACGACGTTGCTGCGCCGAACCTGCTCGGCACGGCCACCGTCCGCGGACATCTGTTCGATTTTGGCTCGTATCCCGGCCTCGTCGTCGACGAAGCGGGCGTCGACGTCAAAGGTGACGTGTACGAGATCGACGACGAACTGGTCGCGGTACTCGATGAAATCGAACGGGTGTATCCCGGGGTCGAGGGTCTCTTTCTCGCGCGCGAAGTCATGGTAAAAGTGGACGGCAACGCGGTGAATTGCCGTTTCTATCCGGTGACGCCTAAGGCCGTGAAAGGCCAGCATGAAATCCGCTCGGGCGACTGGGTCGAGCATCGCAGCACGCGCTAG
- the aceB gene encoding malate synthase A, which translates to MANTLSSSQLPQGMEITAEIKPGFEAILTCEALELVASLHRTFEPRRQQLLQARVARTKRLDAGERPDFLAETKSVREGNWTIAPLPQDLQCRRVEITGPVERKMIINALNSGADSYMTDFEDSNAPSWDNQITGHINLKDAVRRTISLEQNGKLYKLNDRIATLIVRPRGWHLDEKHVTVDGQRVSGGIFDFALFMVHNAKEQVARGTAPYFYLPKMESHLEARLWNDIFVAAQEAVGVPRGTIRATVLIETILAAFEMDEILYELREHSSGLNAGRWDYIFSAIKKFKSDKDFCLADRSQITMTSPFMRAYALLLLKTCHRRNAPAIGGMSALIPIKNDPAANDRAMGGVRSDKARDAGDGYDGGWVAHPGLVPIAMEEFVKVLGDKPNQIGKQRGDVLVTAADLMDFRPEAPITEAGLRNNINVGIHYLGSWLAGNGCVPIHNLMEDAATAEISRSQVWQWIRSPKGKLNDGRKVTAELVRELSAQELANVKQAVGGDTKPYERAAQIFEEMSTSEQFTDFLTLPLYEEI; encoded by the coding sequence ATGGCGAACACGCTTTCATCGTCGCAACTGCCGCAGGGCATGGAAATCACGGCTGAGATCAAGCCGGGCTTTGAAGCCATTCTCACGTGCGAAGCGCTCGAACTCGTCGCCTCGCTGCATCGTACGTTCGAACCGCGCCGTCAGCAGTTGCTGCAAGCACGTGTTGCGCGCACTAAGCGCCTCGATGCAGGCGAGCGTCCCGACTTCCTCGCTGAAACGAAGAGCGTGCGCGAAGGCAACTGGACGATCGCGCCGCTGCCGCAGGACCTGCAATGCCGTCGCGTGGAAATCACCGGTCCGGTGGAGCGCAAGATGATCATCAACGCGCTGAATTCCGGCGCGGATTCGTACATGACCGACTTCGAAGATTCGAATGCGCCGAGCTGGGATAACCAGATCACCGGCCATATCAATCTGAAGGACGCGGTGCGCCGCACGATTTCGCTCGAACAGAACGGCAAGTTGTACAAACTGAACGACAGGATCGCCACGCTGATCGTGCGTCCGCGCGGCTGGCACCTCGACGAGAAGCATGTGACGGTGGACGGCCAGCGCGTGTCGGGCGGCATTTTCGACTTTGCGCTGTTCATGGTTCACAACGCGAAGGAACAGGTGGCACGCGGCACGGCTCCTTACTTCTATCTGCCGAAGATGGAAAGCCATCTCGAAGCGCGTCTGTGGAACGACATCTTCGTCGCCGCGCAGGAAGCGGTCGGCGTGCCGCGCGGCACGATTCGCGCGACGGTGCTGATCGAAACGATTCTCGCTGCATTCGAAATGGACGAGATTCTGTACGAGCTGCGCGAGCATAGCTCGGGCCTGAATGCCGGCCGCTGGGACTACATCTTCTCTGCAATCAAGAAGTTCAAGAGCGACAAGGATTTCTGTCTCGCCGACCGCTCGCAGATCACCATGACCTCGCCGTTCATGCGCGCCTATGCGCTGCTGTTGCTGAAGACCTGCCACCGCCGCAACGCGCCGGCGATCGGCGGCATGAGCGCGCTGATTCCGATCAAGAACGATCCGGCGGCCAACGACCGCGCGATGGGCGGCGTGCGTTCGGACAAGGCGCGCGATGCCGGCGACGGTTACGACGGCGGCTGGGTCGCGCATCCGGGCCTCGTGCCGATCGCGATGGAAGAGTTCGTCAAGGTGCTCGGCGACAAGCCGAACCAGATCGGCAAGCAGCGCGGCGACGTGCTCGTTACGGCCGCCGATCTGATGGACTTCCGTCCCGAAGCGCCGATCACCGAAGCGGGTCTGCGCAACAACATCAACGTTGGCATTCACTACCTGGGTTCGTGGCTCGCGGGCAATGGTTGCGTGCCGATTCACAACCTGATGGAAGATGCCGCAACCGCTGAGATCTCGCGCTCGCAGGTGTGGCAATGGATTCGCTCGCCGAAGGGCAAACTCAACGACGGCCGCAAGGTCACGGCGGAACTCGTGCGCGAGCTGTCGGCACAGGAACTCGCCAACGTGAAGCAGGCGGTCGGCGGCGATACGAAGCCGTACGAGCGTGCCGCACAGATCTTCGAAGAGATGTCGACCTCGGAACAGTTCACCGACTTCCTGACACTGCCGCTGTACGAGGAAATCTGA
- a CDS encoding haloacid dehalogenase type II — protein MSATTTLSPQAVIFDAYGTLFDVHSVIAAAEQMFPGHGDALSQLWRLKQIEYTQLRTLADPAGAHYRPFWDITIDALRFAAKKLQLALNRAAEKRLMDEYACLSAFHDAVPVLRQLREAPSALAGSKHGARPGLAILSNGNPQMLDIAVKSAGMTGLFDHVLSVDAVHAYKPSPAAYALGTQAFDVGPREIVFVSSNGWDVAGATWFGFTTFWLNRQNAPAEELGVMPHGTGGSMSDLLAFLKTLASPERGSSRTRHSPGA, from the coding sequence ATGTCGGCCACAACGACACTCTCCCCTCAAGCAGTGATTTTCGATGCATACGGCACGCTTTTCGACGTGCACTCGGTGATCGCTGCCGCCGAGCAGATGTTCCCCGGCCACGGCGACGCGCTCTCGCAGCTGTGGCGTCTCAAGCAGATCGAATACACGCAATTGCGCACGCTTGCCGACCCGGCCGGCGCACATTACCGGCCGTTCTGGGACATCACGATCGATGCGTTGCGCTTCGCCGCGAAGAAGCTTCAACTCGCACTCAATCGCGCCGCCGAAAAGCGTCTGATGGATGAATACGCGTGCCTGTCCGCGTTCCACGATGCCGTGCCCGTGCTGCGCCAGTTGCGCGAAGCGCCCTCCGCGCTTGCGGGCAGCAAACATGGCGCGCGGCCTGGTCTCGCGATCCTCTCGAACGGCAATCCGCAAATGCTCGATATCGCCGTGAAGAGCGCCGGCATGACGGGCCTGTTCGACCATGTTCTTTCCGTCGACGCAGTGCACGCCTACAAACCCTCGCCCGCCGCTTATGCGCTCGGCACGCAAGCGTTCGACGTAGGGCCGCGTGAGATCGTCTTCGTGTCGTCGAACGGCTGGGACGTGGCGGGCGCTACCTGGTTCGGCTTCACCACTTTCTGGCTTAACAGGCAAAACGCACCAGCCGAAGAACTGGGCGTCATGCCGCATGGCACGGGCGGGAGCATGAGCGACCTGCTCGCTTTTCTGAAGACCCTCGCGTCGCCCGAACGCGGTAGCAGCCGCACGCGCCACAGCCCTGGCGCCTGA